Proteins found in one Schistocerca serialis cubense isolate TAMUIC-IGC-003099 chromosome 5, iqSchSeri2.2, whole genome shotgun sequence genomic segment:
- the LOC126481712 gene encoding piggyBac transposable element-derived protein 4-like, with product MYVVTHNVIFFLEDEIDDSLSSDEDENDVEGVASNPAAVPYPKDSEWTAVDTYRPLPVNTTPRQILVDIDESSSVLDCSKVFLTDSDVNELKRQTNLYASQTIQKKRRGNNLKPHSVLSSWKPVTISEMRRFLGIIFHMCVSKKPKIADHWSTNPVLSCNFCPHVMSRLRFTQILSCLHLVDNSNQKKPGEDGFHPLYKVLPYYNNLKERCIQAYRPSEKVTIDEGICPFRGRVSFRVYMQNKPHKYGLKVYAVAEASSGYVVNFEVYAGKHIVDNSSSAVILRLLSDSSLLNKGHTVYLDRFYSSPELFQQLAEKGTGAVGTVNKSRKGLPKDLVSAKLKKGEMSFRRKDNVLAMKWKDKRDVYTLSTRHQATFGTHTKRNGSVVLKPLQVLDYNLNKIGVDIGDQRLQYNPFQHRTVKWWRKLYFHLLLMGVSNAFWLYNAVHRKKITITDFITVLAVQLVEDDTLEFIPRNEGTVGRLTKRHFLQHIPATTKKYAARVCHVCSSRSKKQSGKASRKETRYECEQCGVALCLEPCFKIFHTKKQYDSV from the coding sequence atgtatgtagttacacataatgtgatattctttttagaagacgagattgatgacagtttgtcttcagatgaagacgagaatgatgttgaaggtgttgcttcaaatccagcagctgtgccgtatccgaaagacagtgagtggactgcagttgacacctaccgacctctgcctgtcaacacgacacccaggcagatactagtggatattgatgagtcgagttctgtactggattgcagtaaagtgttccttactgacagtgacgtaaatgaactcaagagacagacaaatttgtatgcatcacagacaatacagaagaaaagaagaggaaataatctgaagccccattcagttttgagttcgtggaagccagtgactataagtgagatgaggcgtttcttgggtattattttccacatgtgtgtttcgaaaaagccaaaaattgcggaccattggagcactaatcctgttcttagttgtaacttttgtccccatgtcatgagccgtttgcgtttcactcagatactgtcatgcttgcatcttgttgacaattcaaatcagaaaaaaccaggcgaagatggatttcatccactttacaaagttttgccatattataataatttgaaggagcgatgtatccaggcatatcgtccctcagaaaaagtgacaattgatgaaggaatttgcccatttcgaggtcgtgtgagtttccgtgtttacatgcaaaataagcctcataagtatggactgaaagtatatgctgttgctgaagccagtagtggctatgttgtaaattttgaagtttatgctggtaagcatattgttgacaattcttcgtctgcggttattttgcgattgttgtctgacagcagcttgctgaacaaaggccacactgtgtatttagatcgattttattccagtccagagctatttcagcaactggcagagaaaggcactggagctgttggtactgtgaacaaatccaggaaaggattgcctaaagatttagtatctgctaagctgaaaaagggcgaaatgtcttttcggcgtaaagataatgtattggcaatgaagtggaaagataagagagatgtgtatacattgtctacaaggcatcaagcaacatttggtacgcatactaagagaaatgggtctgtagtattgaaaccacttcaggtacttgattacaacctcaataaaattggagtggatattggagaccaacgcctgcagtacaatccgttccagcacagaactgtgaaatggtggcgaaaattatatttccatttgctgcttatgggagtatcaaatgcattttggctgtacaatgcagtgcacaggaagaaaattacaataacagactttataacagtgcttgcagttcagcttgttgaagacgacacacttgaattcattccaagaaatgaaggaactgtaggtcggctaacaaagagacattttttgcagcacatacctgcaactactaagaagtatgctgctcgtgtgtgtcacgtgtgcagttccaggagcaagaaacagagtggcaaggcttctcgcaaagagacacgatacgaatgtgaacagtgtggcgttgcactctgcctggaaccttgctttaaaattttccacactaaaaaacaatatgattctgtgtga